A window of Selenomonas ruminantium subsp. lactilytica TAM6421 contains these coding sequences:
- a CDS encoding GntR family transcriptional regulator: MKNRLAPIKLDSYQPLREVVCESLREAIRNGILKPGERIMEIQLAEELGVSRTPVREASRKLELEGYVVMMPRRGTYVASMSIRDINEIFEIRTALESLSNGLAADHITDDELEHLQRLLVIIGGYIKDGNIEKIVETDIEFHDTMYHAARNERLVGIISNLRDQLTRFRTLSMSYPGRLEETLEEHKKIVEAIANGDRKSASKAAELHMENSEKTLLKAMEAMENQKKAEKKSKK, translated from the coding sequence ATGAAGAACAGATTAGCTCCGATTAAACTTGACAGCTACCAGCCTTTGCGGGAAGTGGTGTGCGAATCCCTGCGGGAGGCCATTCGCAATGGCATATTGAAGCCTGGTGAACGCATTATGGAAATCCAGCTGGCTGAGGAACTGGGGGTCAGCCGCACACCGGTGCGGGAGGCCAGCCGCAAGTTGGAATTGGAGGGCTATGTGGTGATGATGCCCCGTCGGGGTACCTATGTGGCCAGCATGTCCATCCGGGATATCAATGAGATCTTTGAGATCCGCACGGCGTTGGAATCTCTGTCCAACGGACTGGCGGCGGACCATATCACGGATGATGAGCTGGAGCATCTGCAGCGTCTGTTGGTGATTATTGGCGGTTATATCAAGGACGGCAACATCGAGAAAATCGTGGAAACCGATATTGAGTTCCACGATACCATGTATCATGCCGCCCGCAATGAGCGGCTGGTGGGAATCATCTCGAATCTGCGCGACCAGTTGACGCGTTTCCGCACCCTGTCCATGTCCTATCCGGGCCGCCTGGAAGAGACGCTGGAAGAGCATAAGAAAATCGTGGAGGCCATTGCCAACGGTGACCGCAAGAGCGCCAGCAAGGCGGCGGAACTCCATATGGAAAACTCAGAAAAAACCTTGCTTAAAGCCATGGAAGCCATGGAGAATCAGAAAAAAGCAGAAAAGAAAAGCAAGAAATAA
- the ispE gene encoding 4-(cytidine 5'-diphospho)-2-C-methyl-D-erythritol kinase, which translates to MVTVEANAKINLTLDILGKREDGFHEVSMVMQSIGLHDTLSLEKIEAGIELTINVPWLKADEKNLAWRAAALMQEEFKLAGGVRIELIKRIPVAAGLAGGSADAAAVLKGMNELYDLGLSQKKLCELGAQLGSDIPFCIMGGTMLATGRGEVLTRLADMPETWVVLAKPRISVSTAWAYQNYDEQGAEAHPDNEAIQRAIAHKNRKAVAGLLCNVLESVTIKKYDVIAAYKEMMLENGAMASMMSGSGPTVFGLARSREQAEAIANVLRRETNADVFVTRTFQMNRMKA; encoded by the coding sequence ATGGTAACAGTTGAGGCAAATGCCAAGATCAATCTGACGCTGGATATTTTGGGCAAGCGCGAGGATGGGTTCCATGAGGTATCCATGGTCATGCAGTCCATTGGCCTGCATGATACCTTATCCCTGGAGAAAATCGAAGCGGGCATTGAACTGACCATCAATGTCCCCTGGCTCAAGGCCGATGAGAAAAATCTGGCTTGGCGGGCGGCGGCATTGATGCAGGAAGAATTCAAGCTGGCAGGCGGTGTGCGCATCGAGCTCATCAAGCGCATTCCAGTGGCGGCAGGGCTCGCCGGCGGCAGTGCAGACGCGGCTGCGGTGCTCAAGGGCATGAATGAGCTCTACGATCTCGGCTTGTCCCAGAAAAAGCTCTGCGAGCTGGGCGCGCAGCTGGGCTCGGATATCCCCTTCTGCATCATGGGCGGCACCATGTTGGCCACGGGCCGAGGAGAAGTCCTCACGCGCCTTGCCGATATGCCGGAGACCTGGGTGGTACTGGCTAAACCCCGCATCTCCGTATCCACGGCCTGGGCTTATCAGAATTATGATGAGCAGGGCGCTGAAGCCCATCCGGACAATGAGGCCATCCAGCGCGCCATAGCTCATAAGAATCGAAAAGCCGTGGCGGGGTTATTGTGTAATGTGCTGGAAAGTGTTACTATTAAAAAGTATGATGTGATTGCGGCATACAAAGAGATGATGCTGGAAAACGGCGCTATGGCCAGCATGATGTCCGGCAGCGGCCCGACTGTCTTTGGCCTGGCGCGCAGTCGGGAACAGGCAGAGGCCATTGCCAATGTCCTGCGTCGGGAAACCAATGCCGATGTTTTTGTTACGCGTACTTTTCAGATGAACCGCATGAAAGCATGA
- a CDS encoding aminopeptidase: MSEEKKDSIWSQYSEAEKQELEELNKGYREFLTNCKTERESVKEAIKQAEAAGYRNLADIIKSGEQLAAGAKVYAVNMEKAIVLFNIGTEPLEQGMNILGAHIDTCRLDVKQNPLYEDGGLAYLDTHYYGGIKKYQWVTLPLALHGVVAKKDGSLVEICIGEDENDPVFCVTDLLIHLSQEQMKKNAAKVIEGENLDILVGNYPLKKDDKESVKEGVLKLIKDKYDLEEADFQSAELALVPAGKARELGFDRSMILAYGQDDRVCSYTSLRAMLEMKDVKRTACCLLVDKEEIGSVGATGMQSRFFENTVAEVMNACGAYSELGLRRLLANCKMLSSDVSSAYDALYASAYDKKNVAYLGKGMVFNKFTGARGKSGSNDANAEYLGELRTMMDKHNVHYQLAELGKVDLGGGGTIAYIMSLYGMQVIDSGVGVMSMHAPWEVTSKIDVYEVKKGYMAFLQEA, encoded by the coding sequence ATGAGCGAAGAAAAGAAAGACTCCATCTGGAGTCAGTACAGCGAGGCGGAAAAGCAGGAACTGGAAGAACTCAACAAGGGCTACCGGGAATTTCTGACCAATTGCAAGACGGAGCGGGAAAGTGTTAAAGAGGCAATCAAACAGGCAGAAGCTGCCGGTTACCGCAATCTGGCGGATATCATCAAGAGCGGCGAGCAACTTGCGGCGGGTGCCAAGGTCTATGCCGTGAATATGGAGAAGGCTATCGTGCTCTTCAATATCGGCACGGAGCCTTTGGAACAGGGCATGAATATCCTGGGCGCTCATATCGACACCTGCCGTCTGGATGTTAAGCAGAACCCGCTGTATGAAGATGGCGGCCTTGCTTATCTTGACACCCATTACTATGGCGGCATCAAGAAGTATCAGTGGGTAACCCTGCCCCTGGCCCTGCATGGTGTGGTGGCCAAGAAGGATGGCTCTTTGGTAGAGATCTGCATTGGCGAGGACGAGAATGATCCGGTATTCTGCGTGACGGATCTTTTGATCCATCTTTCCCAGGAGCAGATGAAGAAGAATGCCGCTAAGGTCATCGAAGGGGAAAATCTCGATATCCTCGTGGGCAACTATCCCCTGAAAAAGGATGACAAGGAAAGTGTCAAAGAGGGCGTCCTCAAACTCATCAAGGACAAGTATGATCTCGAAGAAGCGGATTTCCAGTCTGCAGAGCTTGCACTGGTGCCGGCTGGCAAGGCCCGGGAACTGGGCTTTGACCGCAGCATGATCCTGGCTTATGGTCAGGATGACCGTGTCTGCTCCTATACTTCCCTGCGGGCCATGCTGGAGATGAAGGACGTCAAGCGCACGGCCTGCTGCCTGCTGGTAGACAAGGAAGAAATCGGCAGCGTAGGCGCCACGGGCATGCAGTCCCGTTTCTTTGAGAACACCGTGGCAGAGGTCATGAATGCCTGCGGTGCTTATAGCGAATTAGGCCTGCGCCGCCTGCTGGCCAACTGCAAGATGCTCTCCTCTGATGTTTCCAGCGCTTATGATGCTCTCTATGCCAGCGCTTATGACAAGAAGAATGTGGCGTACCTGGGCAAGGGCATGGTATTCAACAAGTTTACCGGTGCCCGGGGCAAATCCGGCTCCAATGATGCCAACGCCGAGTATCTGGGCGAGCTGCGCACCATGATGGATAAGCACAACGTGCATTATCAGCTGGCCGAGCTGGGCAAGGTGGACTTGGGCGGCGGCGGCACCATTGCCTATATCATGAGCCTTTATGGTATGCAGGTGATTGACAGCGGCGTAGGCGTTATGAGCATGCACGCACCCTGGGAAGTCACCAGCAAGATTGACGTATACGAAGTGAAGAAGGGCTATATGGCTTTCCTGCAGGAAGCCTGA
- the dusB gene encoding tRNA dihydrouridine synthase DusB has protein sequence MKIGNFTFDAPVFLAPMAGVTDTAYRIIAHDMGCPLCYAEMVSCQGIHYRNERTLTMLESEPGERPLAMQLFANSPDMAAEAAKYVEELGTADILDFNMGCPAPKIVKNGEGSALMLAPDKVYEILSAIRKAVKMPVTVKMRKGWDDDHVNVLEIARIAEAAGVDAIAVHGRTREQFYSGNADWNIIAEVKKAVKVPVIANGDVRTCQDLKKILEVTGADGVMIGRGAQGNPWIFKRLTHYLRTGEILPQPSMQERAEVIVRHLDLLLKYKGDYIGPREMRKHATWYTRGITHGAILRDKFNHAEKRQDFIDIINEYLLEV, from the coding sequence ATGAAAATCGGAAACTTTACCTTTGATGCGCCGGTGTTTTTAGCGCCCATGGCCGGGGTTACGGATACGGCTTATCGCATTATCGCCCATGATATGGGCTGCCCCCTCTGCTATGCGGAAATGGTCAGCTGTCAGGGCATTCATTACCGCAATGAGCGCACCTTGACCATGCTGGAATCGGAACCGGGAGAGCGTCCTTTGGCCATGCAGCTTTTTGCCAATTCGCCGGATATGGCGGCGGAGGCGGCGAAATATGTGGAGGAATTGGGAACGGCAGATATCCTCGATTTCAATATGGGCTGTCCCGCGCCGAAAATCGTCAAGAATGGTGAGGGTTCAGCTCTGATGCTGGCTCCAGATAAGGTCTACGAAATCCTGTCAGCCATCCGCAAGGCGGTCAAGATGCCCGTGACGGTCAAGATGCGCAAGGGCTGGGATGACGACCATGTCAATGTGCTGGAAATCGCCAGGATTGCGGAAGCAGCCGGCGTTGATGCCATTGCCGTCCATGGCCGCACAAGAGAGCAGTTCTATAGTGGCAATGCCGATTGGAATATCATCGCGGAAGTCAAGAAAGCCGTCAAGGTGCCGGTGATTGCCAATGGCGATGTGCGCACCTGTCAGGACTTGAAGAAAATCCTGGAGGTTACCGGCGCGGACGGTGTGATGATCGGCCGTGGGGCGCAGGGAAATCCCTGGATATTCAAGCGGCTGACCCATTACCTCCGGACCGGCGAAATCCTGCCCCAACCTTCCATGCAGGAGCGGGCGGAGGTCATCGTGCGCCATCTGGATCTGCTGCTGAAGTACAAGGGCGACTATATCGGCCCAAGGGAAATGCGCAAGCATGCCACCTGGTATACCAGAGGCATCACTCATGGTGCAATCCTCAGGGACAAATTCAATCATGCCGAGAAGCGGCAGGATTTTATCGATATCATCAATGAATATCTATTAGAGGTGTGA
- a CDS encoding type III pantothenate kinase, whose protein sequence is MLLVLDIGNTNIVMGTYEGKKLMKHWRISTDRQKTGDEYGMLMNDLFRYQGISMSDIHAIIISSVVPPLVVPLVKMCERYFHLKPLVVGPGIKTGIKLHYENPRAIGADRIVNVVGAYEQYGGPLIVIDIGTATTYDVVGDDGDFMGGVIAPGIGTSADALFQTAAQLPRIELVPPKQIICRNTIQGMQAGIIFGYVGQIDEVVRRIKAEYGKEMKVIATGGLARMIAKESATIDKVDHFLTLTGLQALYERNADKREPAERNA, encoded by the coding sequence TTGTTATTAGTTTTGGATATTGGCAATACCAATATTGTCATGGGAACCTATGAAGGCAAGAAGTTGATGAAGCATTGGCGTATTTCCACGGATCGTCAGAAGACCGGGGACGAGTACGGCATGCTGATGAATGATCTGTTCCGCTATCAGGGCATCAGCATGAGCGACATCCATGCCATCATCATTTCGTCCGTTGTGCCACCTTTGGTGGTGCCTTTGGTCAAGATGTGTGAGCGTTACTTCCATCTGAAACCGCTGGTGGTAGGGCCCGGCATCAAGACAGGCATCAAGCTCCATTATGAGAATCCCCGGGCCATCGGTGCCGACCGTATCGTCAATGTGGTAGGTGCCTATGAACAGTATGGCGGCCCATTGATCGTCATCGATATCGGTACCGCTACCACCTATGATGTGGTGGGGGATGATGGCGACTTTATGGGCGGCGTCATTGCTCCCGGTATCGGCACCAGTGCTGACGCCCTGTTCCAGACGGCGGCCCAGCTGCCCCGTATCGAACTGGTGCCGCCCAAGCAGATCATCTGCCGCAACACCATTCAGGGTATGCAGGCGGGCATCATCTTCGGCTATGTGGGGCAGATTGACGAAGTCGTGCGCCGCATCAAGGCGGAGTATGGCAAGGAGATGAAGGTTATCGCGACAGGCGGTCTGGCCCGCATGATTGCCAAGGAGTCGGCCACCATTGACAAGGTCGACCACTTCCTGACACTGACCGGTCTGCAGGCCCTTTATGAGCGCAATGCAGATAAGCGGGAACCTGCCGAGAGGAACGCCTGA
- a CDS encoding biotin--[acetyl-CoA-carboxylase] ligase, with translation MRNKILEILRNAGDTYISGEEIADRLGVSRTAVWKHIKEMRAQGYEIESHARSGYSLRVAPDALLAGEINNGLATQVIGKKIICHEEIDSTNNEAKRLAREGAVEGTVVVAECQTGGKGRLERKFFSPKGKGIWFSVILRPKFLPQEAPKCTLMAAVAVARAMTEFGLKPGIKWPNDLLFDNKKLVGILTEMSAEMDGINYIVIGTGINVNIDASDFPEDIRDVATSLSIMKGEKLPRVKFFQAVLRAMDDLYAKVQRDGFAPVLAEWRQYNITLGQEVKVIGVRDGEVYTGKAVDIDDDGALLVDTETGRQRVLAGDVSIRPQSGKW, from the coding sequence TTGCGTAACAAGATTCTGGAGATCCTGCGCAATGCAGGAGATACATATATATCCGGCGAGGAGATTGCGGATCGTCTGGGGGTTTCCCGGACGGCAGTCTGGAAGCATATCAAGGAAATGCGGGCGCAGGGCTATGAGATCGAGAGCCATGCCCGCAGCGGCTACAGCCTGCGGGTGGCTCCGGATGCCCTGCTGGCCGGGGAGATCAATAATGGTTTGGCAACCCAGGTGATCGGGAAAAAAATCATCTGCCATGAGGAGATCGACTCCACCAATAATGAAGCCAAGCGGCTGGCCCGTGAAGGCGCCGTAGAGGGCACGGTGGTGGTGGCTGAATGTCAGACCGGCGGCAAGGGGCGTTTAGAGCGCAAGTTCTTCTCCCCCAAGGGGAAGGGCATTTGGTTTTCCGTTATCCTGCGGCCTAAATTCCTGCCCCAGGAGGCGCCTAAGTGCACCCTGATGGCGGCGGTGGCTGTGGCTCGGGCCATGACGGAATTCGGGCTCAAGCCGGGCATCAAATGGCCCAATGATCTGCTGTTTGACAATAAGAAGCTCGTGGGCATTTTGACGGAAATGAGTGCCGAGATGGATGGCATCAATTATATTGTCATTGGCACAGGCATCAATGTGAATATTGACGCGTCAGATTTCCCTGAGGATATCCGTGACGTGGCTACGTCCCTGAGCATTATGAAGGGGGAGAAACTTCCCCGGGTGAAGTTCTTCCAGGCGGTGCTCCGGGCCATGGACGATCTGTATGCCAAGGTGCAGCGTGATGGCTTTGCGCCTGTTTTGGCGGAGTGGCGTCAGTACAACATCACTCTGGGACAGGAAGTCAAGGTCATCGGCGTGCGGGATGGCGAGGTCTATACCGGCAAGGCTGTGGATATCGATGATGACGGCGCTTTGCTGGTGGATACGGAAACGGGACGCCAGCGTGTTCTGGCTGGGGATGTATCCATTCGTCCCCAGAGCGGTAAATGGTAG
- the clpB gene encoding ATP-dependent chaperone ClpB codes for MGQEKYTAKTMAALQAAQQMAAMRYQQEITSLHVLLALAKEPEGLLTDIFNECQTDLPMLKARLEQELGKIPSVRGTDRLSMGMDMVRVLARAEEFAKSMKDDYLSTEHLLLGLAVDGSNDVQTICKEFKLTKGNIQSAIKKYRKQNVTSENPEEGYKSLEKFGRDLTAAARQGKLDPVIGRDEEIRRTIEILSRRTKNNPVLIGEPGVGKTAIVEGLARRIVAGDVPESLKNKTLYSLDMGSLIAGAKFRGEFEERLKAVLNEIVKSDGQILLFIDEVHTVVGAGAAEGAMDAGNLLKPMMARGELRCIGATTLNEYRKYIEKDTALERRFQPVMVGQPSVEDTISILRGLKERYEVHHGVRIRDAALVSAAVLSDRYISDRFLPDKAIDLVDEAAAKLRTEIESMPAPIDEIRRKIMQIEIEEQALKKETDAASQEKLAAITAEKGSLQVEENTLKEKWEHEKQAILRVRAIKKEIDDVNSQMESAERAYDLNRLSELKYGKLPQLQQQLKEEEERIAARAQGESLLKEEVGEEDIAKVISRWTGIPVSKMLTGEREKLIHLEDVLHERVVGQDEAVKAVSEAILRARAGIKDPNRPIGSFIFLGPTGVGKTELAKTLAEALFDDERSMIRIDMSEYMEKHSVARLIGAPPGYVGYDEGGQLTEAVRRRPYSVILLDEIEKAHRDVFNVLLQILDDGRLTDGKGRVVNFKNTVIIMTSNLGSHEILNKDYEEAQSAVKEILKDYFRPEFLNRVDDIIVFKALAKEQVKNIAGILLKALGERLQRQVKITLGWDEDALTALADQGFDPNFGARPLRRLLVHTVETALSKAIIRGEVQEGDTVNIGFANGEFTFKTA; via the coding sequence ATGGGACAGGAAAAATACACCGCAAAAACCATGGCGGCTTTGCAGGCTGCCCAGCAGATGGCGGCCATGCGCTATCAGCAGGAAATCACTTCCCTGCACGTGCTGCTGGCTTTGGCCAAAGAGCCGGAAGGGCTACTCACCGATATCTTCAATGAATGTCAGACGGATCTGCCAATGCTCAAGGCCCGTCTGGAACAGGAATTGGGCAAGATCCCGAGTGTCCGGGGCACGGACCGTCTTTCCATGGGCATGGATATGGTGCGGGTGCTGGCAAGAGCCGAGGAATTCGCTAAGTCCATGAAGGATGACTACCTTTCCACGGAACATCTGCTCTTAGGCCTGGCTGTGGATGGCAGCAATGATGTGCAGACCATCTGCAAGGAATTCAAGCTGACCAAGGGCAATATCCAGAGTGCCATCAAGAAGTATCGCAAGCAGAATGTCACGAGCGAGAATCCCGAGGAAGGTTATAAATCCCTCGAAAAGTTCGGCCGGGATCTGACGGCGGCAGCCCGTCAGGGAAAGCTGGACCCGGTGATTGGCCGCGATGAAGAGATCCGCCGCACCATTGAAATCCTTTCCCGCCGCACGAAGAACAATCCGGTGCTGATCGGTGAACCGGGCGTAGGCAAGACGGCCATCGTCGAAGGTCTGGCCCGCCGCATCGTGGCAGGAGATGTGCCGGAATCCCTGAAGAATAAGACGTTGTACTCTTTGGATATGGGTTCTTTGATTGCCGGGGCCAAGTTCCGCGGCGAGTTTGAGGAACGCTTGAAGGCTGTGCTCAACGAAATCGTCAAGTCTGACGGCCAGATCCTGCTCTTTATCGATGAAGTGCATACGGTGGTGGGCGCCGGTGCCGCCGAAGGGGCTATGGATGCCGGCAATCTCTTAAAGCCCATGATGGCCCGCGGCGAACTGCGCTGCATCGGCGCGACGACGCTCAACGAATACCGCAAGTATATTGAAAAGGATACAGCTTTGGAGCGCCGCTTCCAGCCGGTGATGGTGGGGCAGCCCAGTGTTGAGGATACCATTTCCATCCTGCGCGGACTCAAGGAGCGCTATGAGGTTCATCATGGCGTGCGCATCCGCGATGCGGCGCTGGTTTCGGCAGCGGTACTTTCGGACCGCTATATCTCCGACCGCTTCCTGCCGGATAAGGCTATCGACTTGGTGGATGAAGCGGCGGCAAAACTGCGCACGGAAATCGAATCCATGCCGGCGCCCATCGACGAGATCCGCCGCAAGATCATGCAGATCGAAATCGAGGAGCAGGCCCTGAAGAAGGAAACGGATGCGGCATCCCAGGAAAAACTGGCAGCCATTACCGCTGAAAAGGGCAGCCTGCAGGTGGAGGAGAATACGCTTAAGGAAAAATGGGAACATGAGAAGCAGGCAATCCTCCGGGTGCGGGCCATCAAGAAGGAAATCGACGATGTCAACAGCCAGATGGAAAGTGCCGAGCGGGCCTATGACCTCAACCGCCTGTCGGAACTCAAATACGGCAAGCTGCCGCAATTGCAGCAGCAATTGAAGGAAGAAGAAGAGCGCATTGCCGCCCGTGCCCAGGGCGAATCCCTGCTCAAGGAAGAAGTGGGTGAGGAAGATATCGCCAAGGTCATCAGCCGCTGGACGGGGATTCCCGTCAGCAAGATGCTCACGGGCGAACGGGAAAAACTCATTCATCTGGAAGACGTGCTCCATGAACGGGTGGTTGGCCAGGATGAAGCCGTGAAAGCTGTCAGCGAGGCCATCCTGCGGGCCAGAGCCGGCATCAAAGATCCCAACCGGCCCATCGGTTCCTTTATCTTCCTTGGCCCCACGGGCGTGGGCAAGACGGAACTGGCCAAGACACTGGCGGAAGCTCTCTTTGATGATGAGCGCAGCATGATCCGCATCGATATGAGCGAATACATGGAGAAGCACAGCGTAGCCCGCCTGATCGGTGCGCCTCCGGGATATGTGGGCTATGATGAAGGCGGTCAGCTCACGGAAGCCGTGCGCCGTCGTCCCTATAGCGTCATCCTGCTGGATGAGATTGAGAAGGCCCATCGCGATGTGTTCAATGTGCTGCTGCAGATATTGGACGATGGCCGCCTGACCGATGGCAAGGGCCGTGTGGTGAATTTCAAGAACACGGTCATCATCATGACCAGCAACTTAGGTTCCCACGAAATCCTCAACAAGGATTATGAAGAAGCCCAGAGTGCGGTCAAGGAAATCCTCAAGGATTACTTCCGCCCGGAATTCCTGAACCGTGTGGACGATATCATCGTCTTCAAGGCTCTGGCCAAGGAACAGGTCAAGAATATCGCCGGCATCCTGCTGAAGGCTCTGGGCGAGCGCCTGCAGCGCCAAGTCAAGATCACCTTAGGCTGGGACGAAGACGCCCTGACGGCACTAGCCGACCAGGGATTCGATCCCAACTTCGGTGCACGGCCTCTGCGCCGCCTGCTGGTGCATACCGTGGAAACGGCACTGTCCAAGGCTATCATCCGCGGCGAAGTACAGGAAGGCGATACCGTCAATATTGGTTTTGCCAATGGGGAGTTTACCTTTAAAACGGCATAA
- the nagB gene encoding glucosamine-6-phosphate deaminase, with protein sequence MRIIITDSYEKMGLEAANIVAGQVYLKPDSVLGLATGSTPVSMYQRLAAVHKSVGLDFSEVTTFNLDEYIGMSPDNPQSYHYFMQENFFRHINIRPENVYLPNGMADDMAAEGERYEKLIASKGGIDLQVLGIGQNAHIGFNEPDVKFAATTHKVQLDEETIQANSRFFKSAEEVPRYAISMGIKTIMMAEHVILLANGRNKAEAVYKAVCGDVTPEAPASILQLHRDVAVIIDKEAAALLPETIRGISITRK encoded by the coding sequence ATGCGGATCATCATAACGGATTCCTATGAAAAGATGGGGCTGGAAGCGGCCAATATCGTGGCGGGGCAGGTCTATCTGAAGCCTGACAGCGTTTTGGGGCTGGCCACGGGCAGTACGCCGGTTTCTATGTATCAGCGGCTGGCAGCCGTGCACAAAAGCGTAGGGCTGGATTTTTCGGAAGTGACCACCTTTAATCTCGATGAATATATCGGCATGAGTCCGGATAATCCCCAGAGCTATCATTATTTCATGCAGGAAAATTTCTTCCGCCATATCAACATCCGCCCGGAAAATGTCTATCTGCCCAACGGCATGGCTGACGATATGGCAGCGGAGGGGGAGCGCTATGAAAAGCTGATCGCCTCCAAAGGCGGCATTGACCTGCAGGTCCTGGGCATTGGTCAGAATGCCCATATCGGTTTCAATGAGCCGGATGTGAAATTTGCCGCCACCACCCATAAAGTGCAGCTGGATGAAGAGACCATCCAGGCCAATTCCCGTTTCTTCAAAAGTGCAGAAGAAGTCCCACGTTATGCCATAAGCATGGGCATCAAGACCATTATGATGGCGGAACACGTCATTTTGCTGGCCAATGGCCGCAATAAAGCGGAAGCCGTGTATAAGGCTGTCTGTGGTGATGTGACGCCGGAGGCGCCGGCCTCAATCCTGCAGCTACACCGTGATGTGGCTGTGATTATTGACAAAGAAGCGGCGGCGCTGCTGCCCGAGACCATCCGCGGAATCAGCATAACCCGCAAATAA